Proteins from a single region of Urocitellus parryii isolate mUroPar1 chromosome 4, mUroPar1.hap1, whole genome shotgun sequence:
- the Sptbn2 gene encoding spectrin beta chain, non-erythrocytic 2 isoform X2 — MSSTLSPTDFDSLEIQGQYSDINNRWDLPDSDWDNDSSSARLFERSRIKALADEREAVQKKTFTKWVNSHLARVTCRVGDLYSDLRDGRNLLRLLEVLSGETLPKPTKGRMRIHCLENVDKALQFLKEQKVHLENMGSHDIVDGNHRLTLGLVWTIILRFQIQDISVETEDNKEKKSAKDALLLWCQMKTAGYPNVNVHNFTTSWRDGLAFNAIVHKHRPDLLDFESLKKCNAHYNLQNAFNLAEKELGLTKLLDPEDVNVDQPDEKSIITYVATYYHYFSKMKALAVEGKRIGKVLDHAMEAERLVEKYESLASELLQWIEQTIVTLNDRQLANSLSGVQNQLQSFNSYRTVEKPPKFTEKGNLEVLLFTIQSKLRANNQKVYTPREGRLISDINKAWERLEKAEHERELALRTELIRQEKLEQLAARFDRKAAMRETWLSENQRLVSQDNFGLELAAVEAAVRKHEAIETDIVAYSGRVQAVDAVAAELAAERYHDIKRIAARQHNVARLWDFLRQMVAARRERLLLNLELQKVLQDLLYLMDWMEEMKGRLQSQDLGKHLAGVEDLLQLHELVEADIAVQAERVRAVSASALRFCDPGKEYRPCDPQLVSERVATLERSYEALCELAAARRARLEESRRLWRFLWEVGEAEAWVREQQHLLASADTGRDLTGVLRLLNKHTALRGEMSGRLGPLKLTLEQGQQLVAEGHPGASQAAARAAELQAQWERLEALAEERAQQLAQAASLYQFQADANDMEAWLVDALRLVSSPELGHDEFSTQALARQHRALEEEIRGHRPTLEALKEQAVALPPALSRTPEVQGRVPTLEQQYEELQARAGERAQALEAALALYTMLSEAGACGLWVEEKEQWLNGLTLPERLEDLEVVQQRFETLEPEMNALAVRITAVNDIAEQLLKANPPGKDRILNTQKQLNNRWQQFRSLADGKKAALTSALSIQNYHLECTETQAWMREKTKVIESTQGLGNDLAGVLALQRKLAGTERDLEAIAARVGELTREANALAAGHPAQAPAINTRLGEVQAGWEDLRATMRRREESLGEARRLQDFLRSLDDFQAWLGRTQTAVASEEGPATLPEAEALLAQHAGLRGEVERAQSEYSRLRALGEEVTRDQADPQCLFLRQRLEALGTGWEELGRMWESRQGRLAQAHGFQGFLRDARQAEGVLSSQEYVLSHTEMPGTLQAADAAIKKLEDFMSTMDANGERIRGLLEAGRQLVSEGNIHAEKIQEKADSIESRHRKNQEAVQQLLGRLRDNREQQHFLQDCHELKLWIDEKMLTAQDVSYDEARNLHTKWQKHQAFMAELAANKDWLDKVDKEGRELTLEKPELKALVSEKLGDLHRRWDELETTTQAKARSLFDANRAELFAQSCSALESWLESLQAQLHSDDYGKDLTSVNILLKKQQMLEREMAVREKEVEAIQAQAKALAQEDQGAGEVERTSRAVEEKFRALCQPMKERCQRLHASREQHQFHRDVEDEILWVTERLPMASSMEHGKDLPSVQLLMKKNQTLQKEIQGHEPRIADLTERQRTLGTAAAGPELAQLQEMWKRLSHELELRGKRLEEALRAQQFYRDAAEAEAWMGEQELHLLGQEKAKDELSAQAEVKKHQVLEQALADYAQTIHQLAASSQDMIDHDHPESTRISIRQAQVDKLYASLKELAGERRERLQEHLRLCQLRRELDDLEQWIQEREVVAASHELGQDYEHVTMLRDKFREFSRDTSTIGQERVDSANTLANGLIAGGHAARATVAEWKDSLNEAWADLLELLDTRGQVLAAAYELQRFLHGARQALARVQHKQQQLPDGTGRDLNAAEALQRRHCAYEHDIQALSAQVQQVQDDGHRLQKAYAGDKAEEIGRHMQAVAEAWAQLQGSSAARRQLLLDTTDKFRFFKAVRELMLWMDGINVQMDAQERPRDVSSADLVIKNQQGIKAEIEARADRFSSCIDMGQELLARSHYAAEEISEKLSQLQARRQETADKWQEKMDWLQLVLEVLMFGRDAGMAEAWLCSQEPLVRSAELGCTVDEVESLIKRHEAFQKAAVAWEERFSALEKLTALEERERERKRQREEEERRKQPPAPEPTAGLPKGDLVDSQTAPDAAWDGTHPCLPPSTQVPSVNGVCTDAESSQLLLEQQRPEQGSLPEGPGSGAGDEANGPRGDRQTRPRGPAAPVMPQSRSSESAHVATLPTRGPELSAQEQMEGMLCRKQEMEAFGKKAANRSWQNVYCVLRRGSLGFYKDSKAASAGVPYHGEVPVSLARAQGSVAFDYRKRKHVFKLGLQDGKEYLFQAKDEAEMSSWLRVVNAAITAASSASGEPEEPAVPSATRGMTRAMTMPPVSPAGAEGPVVLRSKDGREREREKRFSFFKKNK, encoded by the exons ATGAGCGAGAAGCCGTGCAGAAGAAAACCTTCACCAAGTGGGTGAACTCGCACTTGGCCCGGGTGACGTGTCGGGTGGGAGACCTGTACAGCGACCTCCGGGATGGGCGCAACCTCTTGAGGCTCCTGGAGGTGCTCTCGGGAGAGACACTG CCAAAGCCTACTAAGGGCCGCATGAGGATCCACTGCTTGGAGAATGTAGACAAGGCTCTGCAGTTTCTGAAGGAGCAAAAAGTGCACTTGGAAAACATGGGCTCCCATGACATCGTGGATGGGAACCACCGACTGACCCTTGGGCTGGTCTGGACCATCATCCTTCGGTTCCAG atCCAAGACATCAGTGTGGAGACAGAAGACAACAAGGAGAAGAAGTCAGCCAAGGACGCCCTGCTGCTCTGGTGCCAGATGAAGACCGCAGG GTATCCCAATGTTAACGTGCACAACTTCACCACCAGCTGGAGGGATGGACTGGCCTTTAATGCCATCGTACACAAACATCG gccagaCCTGCTGGATTTTGAGTCCTTGAAGAAATGCAATGCACACTACAATCTGCAGAATGCTTTCAATCTGGCTGAAAAGGAGCTGGGATTGACCAAGCTGCTGGATCCTGAAG ATGTGAATGTGGACCAACCAGATGAGAAATCCATCATAACCTATGTGGCTACCTACTACCACTACTTCTCCAAGATGAAGGCCCTGGCTGTGGAAGGCAAAAGAATTGGCAAG GTGCTGGACCACGCCATGGAGGCGGAGCGCCTGGTGGAGAAGTATGAGTCCCTGGCCTCTGAACTGCTGCAGTGGATCGAGCAAACCATCGTGACCCTCAATGACAGGCAGTTGGCCAACTCCCTGAGCGGTGTCCAGAACCAGCTGCAATCCTTCAATTCCTACCGCACCGTGGAGAAGCCGCCCAA GTTCACTGAGAAAGGGAATTTGGAGGTGCTGCTCTTCACCATCCAGAGCAAGCTACGGGCCAACAACCAGAAAGTCTACACGCCCCGCGAGGGCCGGCTGATCTCTGACATCAACAAG GCCTGGGAGCGGCTGGAGAAAGCAGAGCATGAGCGGGAACTGGCCCTGCGCACGGAGCTGATCCGCCAGGAGAAGCTGGAGCAGCTGGCCGCCCGCTTCGACCGCAAGGCCGCCATGCGGGAGACCTGGCTCAGTGAGAACCAGCGTCTTGTGTCCCAG GACAACTTTGGGCTGGAACTGGCTGCGGTTGAGGCAGCAGTGCGGAAGCACGAAGCCATTGAGACCGACATCGTGGCCTACAGTGGCCGGGTGCAGGCAGTGGATGCTGTGGCCGCCGAGCTGGCCGCCGAGCGCTACCACGATATCAAGCGTATCGCAGCTCGGCAGCACAATGTGGCTCGGCTCTGGGACTTCTTGAGGCAGATGGTGGCTGCGCGGCGGGAGCGGCTCCTCCTCAACCTGGAGCTGCAGAAAGTGCTTCAGGACCTGCTCTACCTCATGGACTGGATGGAAGAGATGAAG GGGCGGCTGCAGTCTCAGGACCTGGGCAAGCACCTGGCTGGAGTGGAGGACCTGCTGCAGCTGCACGAGCTGGTGGAGGCTGACATCGCTGTGCAGGCTGAGAGGGTGCGGGCTGTGAGTGCCTCTGCCCTGCGCTTCTGTGACCCAGGGAAAG AGTACAGACCATGTGACCCGCAGCTGGTGTCAGAGCGGGTGGCTACCCTGGAGCGGAGCTATGAGGCCCTGTGTGAGTTGGCAGCGGCTCGGAGGGCTCGTCTGGAGGAATCACGGCGCCTCTGGCGGTTCCTCTGGGAAGTGGGAGAGGCTGAGGCCTGGGTGCGGGAGCAGCAGCACCTCCTGGCCTCAGCTGACACTGGCAGGGACCTGACCGGTGTCCTCCGCCTGCTCAACAAGCACACGGCTTTGCGGGGTGAGATGAGTGGCCGGCTGGGGCCCCTGAAGCTCACCCTGGAACAGGGCCAGCAGTTGGTTGCAGAGGGCCATCCTGGAGCCAGCCAGGCTGCTGCCCGTGCAGCCGAGCTCCAGGCCCAGTGGGAGCGGCTGGAGGCCCTGGCCGAGGAACGGGCCCAGCAGCTTGCTCAGGCTGCCAGCCTCTACCAGTTCCAAGCCGACGCAAACGACATGGAGGCCTGGTTGGTGGATGCACTGCGCCTAGTGTCCAGCCCTGAGCTGGGGCACGACGAGTTCTCCACACAGGCCCTGGCCAGGCAGCACCGAGCCCTGGAGGAGGAGATCCGAGGCCACCGACCCACCCTGGAGGCCTTGAAGGAACAGGCTGTGGCCCTGCCTCCCGCACTGAGCCGCACGCCCGAGGTGCAGGGCAGGGTGCCCACACTGGAGCAGCAGTACGAGGAGCTGCAGGCACGGGCGGGCGAGCGTGCTCAGGCCCTGGAAGCAGCCCTGGCACTCTACACCATGCTCAGCGAGGCTGGGGCCTGTGGGCTctgggtggaggagaaggagcagTGGCTCAACGGGCTGACCCTGCCTGAGCGCCTGGAGGACCTCGAGGTGGTACAGCAGAG GTTTGAGACCCTAGAGCCGGAAATGAATGCCCTGGCAGTGCGAATTACTGCTGTGAATGACATAGCTGAGCAGTTGCTAAAGGCCAACCCTCCAGGGAAGGACCGGATTCTCAACACTCAGAAGCAGCTCAACAACAG GTGGCAGCAGTTTCGGTCCCTGGCAGATGGCAAGAAGGCAGCTCTGACCTCAGCCCTGAGCATCCAGAACTACCACTTAGAGTGCACGGAGACCCAGGCCTGGATGAGAGAGAAGACCAAGGTTATCGAGTCCACCCAGGGCCTGGGTAATGATCTGGCCGGGGTGCTGGCCCTGCAGCGGAAGCTGGCCGGCACCGAGCGGGACCTGGAGGCCATCGCCGCTCGGGTGGGTGAACTGACCCGAGAGGCCAATGCCTTGGCTGCTGGCCATCCGGCCCAAGCCCCTGCCATCAACACCCGGCTTGGGGAGGTACAGGCTGGCTGGGAGGACCTGCGAGCCACTATGCGGCGAAGAGAGGAGTCCTTGGGTGAGGCACGGAGGCTGCAGGACTTCCTGCGCAGCTTGGATGACTTCCAAGCTTGGCTAGGTCGCACACAGACTGCTGTGGCCTCCGAAGAAGGGCCGGCTACCCTGCCTGAGGCTGAGGCCCTCTTGGCCCAACACGCAGGCCTACGGGGAGAAGTGGAGCGTGCCCAAAGCGAGTATAGCCGCCTGCGGGCCTTGGGCGAGGAGGTGACccgggaccaggcagatccccaGTGCCTCTTCCTACGGCAGCGGCTGGAAGCCCTGGGAACCGGCTGGGAGGAGCTGGGCCGCATGTGGGAGAGCCGGCAAGGCCGCCTGGCCCAGGCTCATGGCTTCCAGGGATTCCTACGGGATGCTCGCCAGGCTGAGGGCGTGCTCAGCAGCCAG GAGTATGTTCTATCTCACACGGAGATGCCAGGGACACTCCAGGCTGCTGATGCTGCCATTAAAAAGCTGGAAGACTTCATGAGCACCATGGATGCCAATGGGGAACGCATCCGTGGGCTCCTGGAGGCTGGGCGTCAGCTGGTGTCAGAGGGCAACATCCACGCAGAGAAGATCCAGGAGAAGGCAGACTCCATCGAGAGCAG ACACAGGAAGAATCAAGAAGCTGTGCAGCAGCTTCTGGGCCGCCTGAGGGACAACCGAGAGCAGCAGCACTTCTTGCAAGACTGTCATGAG CTGAAACTCTGGATTGACGAGAAGATGCTGACAGCTCAGGATGTCTCCTATGATGAGGCCCGCAACTTGCACACCAAGTGGCAGAAGCACCAGGCATTCATGGCCGAGCTAGCCGCCAACAAGGACTGGCTGGACAAGGTGGACAAG GAAGGGCGAGAGCTGACCCTTGAGAAGCCAGAACTGAAAGCGCTGGTGTCCGAAAAGCTGGGGGACCTGCACAGGCGCTGGGATGAGCTGGAGACCACCACCCAGGCCAAGGCCCGAAGCCTCTTTGATGCCAACCGTGCTGAACTGTTTGCCCAAAGCTGCTCGGCGCTGGAGAGCTGGCTAGAGAGCCTGCAGGCCCAGCTACACTCTGATGACTATGGCAAGGATCTGACCAGCGTCAATATTTTGCTCAAGAAGCAGCAG ATGCTGGAACGGGAGATGGCTGTGAGAGAGAAGGAGGTGGAGGCAATCCAGGCCCAAGCAAAGGCACTGGCCCAGGAAGACCAGGGtgcaggggaggtggagaggaCCTCAAGAGCTGTGGAGGAGAAGTTCAGGGCCCTGTGCCAGCCCATGAAGGAGCGCTGCCAGCGCCTGCATGCCTCTCGTGAGCAGCACCAGTTCCACCGGGACGTGGAGGATGAGATT TTATGGGTGACAGAGCGGCTGCCCATGGCCAGCTCCATGGAACATGGCAAGGACCTGCCTAGTGTTCAGCTTCTCATGAAGAAAAATCAG ACCCTGCAGAAAGAGATCCAAGGCCACGAGCCCCGGATTGCTGACCTCACAGAGCGGCAGCGGACTCTGGGCACAGCAGCAGCAGGCCCCGAGCTGGCCCAGCTCCAAGAAATGTGGAAACGCCTGAGCCACGAACTGGAGCTTCGGGGGAAGCGATTGGAGGAGGCCCTGAGGGCCCAGCAGTTCTACCGTGATGCTGCAGAGGCCGAGGCCTGGATGGGTGAGCAGGAGCTgcacctgctgggccaggagaAAGCCAAG gatgagctgagtgCCCAGGCAGAGGTGAAAAAACACCAGGTGTTGGAACAAGCCCTGGCTGACTATGCCCAGACCATCCACCAGCTGGCAGCCAGCAGCCAAGACATGATTGACCATGACCACCCAGAGAG CACGAGGATATCAATCCGCCAGGCCCAGGTGGACAAGCTGTATGCCAGCCTGAAAGAACTGGCCGGAGAGCGGCGCGAGCGCCTGCAGGAGCACCTCCGGCTGTGCCAACTCCGTCGTGAGTTGGATGACCTGGAGCAGTGGATCCAGGAGCGTGAGGTGGTGGCGGCCTCCCACGAGCTGGGCCAGGACTATGAACATGTGACT ATGCTCCGGGACAAATTCCGCGAGTTCTCTCGGGACACAAGCACCATCGGTCAGGAGCGTGTGGATAGCGCCAACACGCTGGCCAATGGGCTCATTGCGGGGGGCCATGCTGCACGGGCCACCGTGGCTGAGTGGAAGGACAGTCTCAATGAGGCCTGGGCTGACCTGCTCGAGCTGCTGGACACACGGGGTCAAGTGCTGGCCGCTGCCTATGAGCTGCAGCGCTTCCTGCACGGGGCCCGCCAAGCCCTGGCACGGGTGCAGCacaagcagcagcagcttccagATGGGACCGGCCGTGACCTCAATGCTGCTGAGGCCCTGCAGCGCCGACACTGTGCCTATGAGCACGACATCCAGGCCCTCAGCGCCCAG GTCCAGCAGGTGCAGGATGATGGCCACCGACTCCAGAAGGCCTATGCTGGAGATAAGGCTGAGGAGATTGGCCGCCATATGCAGGCTGTAGCCGAGGCCTGGGCCCAGCTTCAGGGAAGCTCTGCTGCACGCCGCCAGCTGCTGCTGGACACCACAGACAAGTTCCGTTTCTTCAAGGCTGTCAGGGAGCTGATGCTGTGGATGGATGGCATTAATGTGCAGATGGATGCCCAGGAGCGGCCCCG GGACGTGTCCTCTGCAGACCTGGTCATCAAGAACCAACAAGGCATCAAAGCAGAGATTGAGGCCAGAGCAGACCGTTTCTCCTCCTGCATCGACATGGGGCAGGAGCTGCTGGCCAGGAGCCACTATGCAGCCGAGGAG ATCTCAGAGAAGCTGTCTCAGCTGCAAGCCCGGCGCCAGGAGACAGCTGACAAGTGGCAGGAAAAGATGGACTGGCTCCAGCTTG TTTTGGAGGTGCTCATGTTCGGGAGAGATGCAGGGATGGCAGAGGCCTGGCTGTGCAGTCAAGAGCCACTGGTGCGGAGCGCAGAGCTGGGCTGCACGGTGGATGAAGTGGAGAGCCTCATCAAGCGGCATGAAGCCTTTCAGAAGGCAGCGGTGGCTTGGGAAGAGCGTTTCAGCGCACTGGAGAAGCTCACTGCG CTGGAAGAgcgggagagggagaggaagagacagagggaggaggaggaacgGAGGAAACAGCCCCCTGCTCCGGAGCCCACAGCCGGTTTGCCCAAAGGAGACCTGGTGGACAGCCAGACAGCTCCTGATGCTGCCTGGGACGG AACCCATCCATGCCTGCCACCATCCACACAGGTGCCCAGCGTTAATGGGGTCTGCACAGATGCTGAATCCTCACAG CTCCTGTTGGAACAACAGAGACCTGAGCAGGGTAGCCTCCCAGAAGGGCCT GGATCTGGTGCAGGGGATGAGGCCAATGGGCCACGGGGAGACAGGCAGACACGGCCCCGCGGCCCAGCTGCTCCTGTGATGCCCCAGAGCAGGTCGTCTGAGTCAGCCCATGTTGCCACCTTGCCCACTCGAGGCCCAGAGCTCTCTGCCCAGGAGCAGATGGAGGGAATGCTCTGCCGCAAACAGGAGATGGAGGCCTTCGGCAAAAAGGCTGCCAACAG ATCCTGGCAGAACGTGTACTGTGTCCTGCGGCGTGGGAGCCTTGGCTTTTACAAGGATTCGAAAGCAGCCAGTGCGGGAGTGCCATACCATGGAGAAGTGCCTGTCAGCTtggccagggcccagggcagtGTGGCCTTCGATTATCGAAAGCGCAAACATGTCTTCAAGCTGGG CTTACAGGATGGAAAAGAATATTTGTTCCAGGCCAAGGATGAG GCAGAGATGAGCTCGTGGCTGCGGGTGGTGAATGCGGCCATTACTGCTGCATCCTCGGCCTCTGGAGAGCCAGAAGAGCCAGCGGTGCCCAGTGCCACTCGTGGCATGACTCGGGCCATGACCATGCCCCCAGTGTCACCAGCAGGGGCTGAGGGGCCTGTCGTGCTGCGCAGCAAGGATGGCAGAGAACGGGAGCGAGAAAAACGTTTCAGCTTCTTCAAGAAGAACAAGTAG